A DNA window from Ostrea edulis chromosome 5, xbOstEdul1.1, whole genome shotgun sequence contains the following coding sequences:
- the LOC125649186 gene encoding ryncolin-1-like isoform X2: MPAVVINSAITFNKLVIYILADRVGEYLKSAHWQHTKTFAKINTPISMDITSNYKLPGGTILKDIKDVGQSRDCEEILKRNSQSRGRDGVYTVYPNKKNPTKAYCDMTTDGGGWTVIQRRFNGQTNFRLNWNGYKRGFGDVNKEYWLGNDQIHALTNGRNQELRIDMEKFTGSMVYARYSHFSVGSESSKYRLSISGYSGNAGDKMIKAHNLNGMYFTTKDRDNDRNGRNCATGHTGG, translated from the exons ATGCCAGCTGTTGTGATAAATTCAGCAATCACCTTTAACAAGTTAGTGATATATATTCTAGCAG ATCGAGTAGGagagtatttaaaatcggctcATTGGCAACATACAAAGACTTTTGCAAAGATCAACACCCCGATTTCTATGGATATAACATCCAACTACAAACTTCCTGGAGGAACTATTTTGAAGGATATCAAGGATG TCGGACAATCACGTGACTGTGAAGAAATTCTGAAGAGGAATTCCCAAAGCAGAGGAAGAGACGGGGTGTACACAGTCTATCCAAACAAGAAAAATCCAACAAAGGCCTACTGTGACATGACCACAGACGGAGGAGGGTGGACG GTAATACAGAGAAGATTTAATGGTCAGACGAATTTTCGCCTGAACTGGAATGGTTACAAGAGAGGATTCGGTGATGTAAACAAGGAATACTGGCTAG GAAATGACCAAATCCACGCCTTGACAAACGGAAGAAACCAGGAACTGCGCATTGACATGGAAAAATTCACTGGATCCATGGTGTATGCTCGGTACTCACATTTCTCTGTTGGGAGTGAATCTTCTAAATATAGACTGTCCATCAGTGGCTACAGCGGAAACGCAG GAGACAAGATGATAAAAGCCCATAACCTGAATGGGATGTACTTCACAACAAAGGATCGAGACAATGACAGGAATGGAAGGAACTGTGCAACCGGTCACACTGGTGGATGA
- the LOC125649186 gene encoding ryncolin-1-like isoform X1, which produces MLFTIIITFILLKYVCGILPHSSVKDRVGEYLKSAHWQHTKTFAKINTPISMDITSNYKLPGGTILKDIKDVGQSRDCEEILKRNSQSRGRDGVYTVYPNKKNPTKAYCDMTTDGGGWTVIQRRFNGQTNFRLNWNGYKRGFGDVNKEYWLGNDQIHALTNGRNQELRIDMEKFTGSMVYARYSHFSVGSESSKYRLSISGYSGNAGDKMIKAHNLNGMYFTTKDRDNDRNGRNCATGHTGG; this is translated from the exons ATGTTATTCACAATCATTATAACATTTATACTCCTGAAATATGTGTGTGGAATTCTTCCCCACTCCTCCGTTAAAG ATCGAGTAGGagagtatttaaaatcggctcATTGGCAACATACAAAGACTTTTGCAAAGATCAACACCCCGATTTCTATGGATATAACATCCAACTACAAACTTCCTGGAGGAACTATTTTGAAGGATATCAAGGATG TCGGACAATCACGTGACTGTGAAGAAATTCTGAAGAGGAATTCCCAAAGCAGAGGAAGAGACGGGGTGTACACAGTCTATCCAAACAAGAAAAATCCAACAAAGGCCTACTGTGACATGACCACAGACGGAGGAGGGTGGACG GTAATACAGAGAAGATTTAATGGTCAGACGAATTTTCGCCTGAACTGGAATGGTTACAAGAGAGGATTCGGTGATGTAAACAAGGAATACTGGCTAG GAAATGACCAAATCCACGCCTTGACAAACGGAAGAAACCAGGAACTGCGCATTGACATGGAAAAATTCACTGGATCCATGGTGTATGCTCGGTACTCACATTTCTCTGTTGGGAGTGAATCTTCTAAATATAGACTGTCCATCAGTGGCTACAGCGGAAACGCAG GAGACAAGATGATAAAAGCCCATAACCTGAATGGGATGTACTTCACAACAAAGGATCGAGACAATGACAGGAATGGAAGGAACTGTGCAACCGGTCACACTGGTGGATGA
- the LOC125649186 gene encoding ryncolin-1-like isoform X3: protein MDITSNYKLPGGTILKDIKDVGQSRDCEEILKRNSQSRGRDGVYTVYPNKKNPTKAYCDMTTDGGGWTVIQRRFNGQTNFRLNWNGYKRGFGDVNKEYWLGNDQIHALTNGRNQELRIDMEKFTGSMVYARYSHFSVGSESSKYRLSISGYSGNAGDKMIKAHNLNGMYFTTKDRDNDRNGRNCATGHTGG, encoded by the exons ATGGATATAACATCCAACTACAAACTTCCTGGAGGAACTATTTTGAAGGATATCAAGGATG TCGGACAATCACGTGACTGTGAAGAAATTCTGAAGAGGAATTCCCAAAGCAGAGGAAGAGACGGGGTGTACACAGTCTATCCAAACAAGAAAAATCCAACAAAGGCCTACTGTGACATGACCACAGACGGAGGAGGGTGGACG GTAATACAGAGAAGATTTAATGGTCAGACGAATTTTCGCCTGAACTGGAATGGTTACAAGAGAGGATTCGGTGATGTAAACAAGGAATACTGGCTAG GAAATGACCAAATCCACGCCTTGACAAACGGAAGAAACCAGGAACTGCGCATTGACATGGAAAAATTCACTGGATCCATGGTGTATGCTCGGTACTCACATTTCTCTGTTGGGAGTGAATCTTCTAAATATAGACTGTCCATCAGTGGCTACAGCGGAAACGCAG GAGACAAGATGATAAAAGCCCATAACCTGAATGGGATGTACTTCACAACAAAGGATCGAGACAATGACAGGAATGGAAGGAACTGTGCAACCGGTCACACTGGTGGATGA